One genomic segment of Arachis duranensis cultivar V14167 chromosome 4, aradu.V14167.gnm2.J7QH, whole genome shotgun sequence includes these proteins:
- the LOC107483729 gene encoding uncharacterized protein LOC107483729, with amino-acid sequence MLSCSSVQSTKSGSGNNQSASNLKPEEEDKEEEEDMEEEDEDVDFNPFLKETPSQEASSSLSSEVDALDDNVVNSEQSVGTKSKSKLTTKKEQVCAAVDSEHAEGILLQSSALISQSEMNQGKHNNLMCATDCNDPTIGELSNIAKSLTPIIDIDSEDAICMRTRARYSLASFTLDELETFLQETDDDDDLQNANDEEEYKKFLAAVLQGGDADALSSHENENLDDEDEDNDADFEIELEELLESDVDENASVNAGKEQDGAGRRPETRQNKRQKVSTQCEKKTLGRGKRPLRPILPNCLNAPLASGKGLMPEATSSFHACAPGSGLVNGFTTQQIGQLHCLIHEHVQLLIQVFSLSVLEPSQKQIASQVQGLLSEMLHKRDEALAVRRTPYPSICFTPSYACTSVANGISKHLQCPSNIESASTQEGQSLCFPQSNQRCSEGSLWVPCVRGPVQSILDVSPLSLVGRYVEDIDSAAQEFRNRYIESGCDSHVAKEPLFPFSSPSAEANSAVSSGTTNGAVNTISPTPGQQQPKKTLAAMLVESTKKQSIALVPKEVAKLAQRFVPLLNPSLFPHKPPPAAVVNRVLFTDSEDELLALGIMEYNTDWKAIQQRFLPCKSKHQIFVRQKNRCSSKAPENPIKAVRRMKTSPLTAEEIARIQEGLKYYKFDWMLVWQFIVPHRDPSLLPRQWRIALGTQKSYKVDASKREKRRLYESKRRKLKAAAAESWQAVSDKEDCDAEIAGSENGMDYSDVPYVHQAFLADWRPDTSLTYSERFSSTSGEGTQDHNSNRPAFPSTSNLHQFIHPPSDLRNGIQGASSTIKPKIPGLDVTSSSTYYCRPYRSRKVNHTHLVKLAPDLPPVNLPPSVRVVSQTAFKGFQCGTPKIYPPEGGGVTAGRKDSSVSQIPHGEKFNNIHQAKGARPVLKDNATSSQPERSGTVEGRSIVVENGTCTDLQMHPLLFQVAEDVNVPYYPLNPSSGTSGSFNFFSGSQPQLNLSLFHSSQQRSQVDYPNKATKSKDSTLRSGSIDFHPLLQKSNDTQSPTKFDACQPESLGNSDEPAIVNRSSGPNDKSSELDLEMHLSSVSGRGKSVKSRQQNLHDPLGSKITLAVGGTTMTPQENSFLQGQQGDKSPSAGSCELASSDLPLVVPNDNITRYDVDDIGDHSHLGIVMEQEELSDSEEDIEEHVEFECEEMADSEGEDGSGFEQAPEVQNKEVPTSEENVAEHTACIENPRDLQAGSDAQVDDSLLNDASTLNMAFAREGYDGKSNSSWLSLDSSSSDNPMLSKTNTESGAIGESPASENLAIGKAITEERNTIDMLQQPAVGPLVFAMPRKPRKRSGKSNTNFDTGFPDEIPSLSSNNKDG; translated from the exons ATGCTTTCCTGCTCGAGTGTGCAGTCCACGAAATCTGGCTCTGGCAATAACCAGAGTGCAAGCAATTTGAAACCTGAAGAGGAGGataaagaagaggaggaagacatGGAGGAAGAAGACGAAGATGTGGATTTTAATCCTTTTCTAAAGGAAACCCCTTCACAAGAAGCATCTTCGAGTTTGAGCTCTGAGGTTGATGCTTTGGATGATAATGTTGTCAATAGTGAGCAATCTGTGGGCACAAAGTCGAAATCAAAGCTAACCACTAAAAAGGAGCAAGTTTGTGCTGCTGTTGATTCTGAGCATGCTGAGGGCATTCTTTTGCAGTCATCAGCTTTGATCTCTCAATCTGAGATGAATCAAGGGAAGCACAATAACTTGATGTGTGCAACTGATTGCAACGATCCTACAATAGGAGAACTAAGTAACATTGCAAAATCCTTGACTCCAATAATAGATATAGATAGCGAGGATGCCATCTGTATGCGCACCCGAGCCCGTTATTCACTTGCAAGTTTCACTCTTGATGAGCTTGAGACATTTCTTCAAGAGACTGATGATGACGATGACCTTCAAAATGCTAATGATGAAGAAGAGTATAAAAAATTCCTTGCAGCTGTGTTACAAGGTGGTGATGCCGATGCTCTTTCGTCTCATGAAAATGAAAAtcttgatgatgaagatgaggaTAATGATGCAGACTTTGAGATAGAGCTTGAAGAATTACTGGAGAGTGATGTTGATGAGAATGCATCAGTGAATGCTGGAAAAGAGCAAGATGGAGCTGGACGACGACCAGAGACTAGGCAAAATAAGCGTCAGAAGGTCTCTACCCAATGTGAAAAGAAAACACTGGGACGGGGCAAGAGGCCCCTGCGCCCAATTTTGCCAAATTGCTTGAATGCACCTCTGGCTTCTGGGAAAGGTTTGATGCCCGAGGCTACTTCAAGTTTTCATGCTTGTGCTCCAGGGAGTGGTCTTGTGAATGGGTTCACTACCCAGCAGATTGGTCAGTTGCATTGTTTGATCCATGAGCATGTACAACTTCTTATTCAGGTATTTTCTCTGTCAGTTCTTGAGCCTTCCCAAAAACAGATTGCTTCTCAGGTTCAAGGTTTGCTTTCTGAGATGCTTCACAAGCGAGATGAAGCTTTAGCTGTGAGAAGGACGCCATATCCTAGTATTTGCTTTACCCCGTCGTATGCCTGCACATCGGTGGCCAATGGAATCTCCAAACATCTGCAATGCCCGAGCAACATAGAATCTGCTTCTACACAAGAAGGACAGAGCTTATGCTTTCCTCAATCTAATCAAAGGTGTTCTGAGGGTTCCTTATGGGTCCCTTGTGTTAGAGGCCCCGTACAATCTATTTTGGATGTTTCTCCACTTAGTTTGGTAGGAAGATATGTCGAAGACATTGATTCTG CTGCCCAAGAATTTCGAAACAGATACATTGAATCTGGTTGTGATTCACATGTTGCGAAGGAGcctctctttcctttttcttcaccATCTGCTGAAGCTAACAGTGCAGTTTCAAGTGGCACCACAAATGGAGCAGTTAATACAATCTCACCTACACCTGGACAACAGCAACCTAAGAAAACTTTGGCTGCCATGCTTGTCGAAAGTACTAAGAAGCAGTCAATTGCTTTGGTACCAAAGGAAGTTGCAAAGTTAGCTCAAAGATTTGTGCCCTTGCTCAATCCATCACTATTCCCACATAAGCCACCCCCAGCAGCTGTTGTAAATAGGGTACTTTTTACTGATTCAGAGGATGA ACTACTAGCCTTAGGGATAATGGAGTACAATACAGATTGGAAAGCAATTCAACAACGTTTTCTTCCCTGCAAGTCTAAACATCAG ATTTTTGTTAGGCAGAAAAATCGCTGTTCTTCAAAAGCCCCGGAGAATCCAATAAAG GCAGTTCGAAGAATGAAGACCTCTCCTTTGACTGCGGAGGAGATAGCACGCATTCAAGAG GGACTTAAGTATTATAAATTTGATTGGATGTTGGTGTGGCAATTTATAGTTCCACACAGAGATCCATCATTGCTTCCTCGCCAGTGGCGTATTGCTCTTGGAACTCAAAAGTCATACAAGGTAGATGCATCAAAAAGGGAGAAGCGAAGATTGTATGAAtcgaaaagaagaaaattgaaAGCTGCTGCTGCGGAAAGTTGGCAAGCCGTATCTGATAAAGAG GATTGTGATGCTGAAATTGCTGGTTCAGAGAATGGCATGGATTATTCAGATGTTCCTTATGTGCATCAGGCATTTTTGGCAGATTGGAGGCCAGATACATCTCTTACTTATTCTGAACGCTTTTCCTCTACATCTGGAGAAGGAACTCAAGATCATAATAGTAATCGGCCTGCATTTCCATCTACATCAAACCTTCATCAGTTTATTCACCCTCCATCTGATTTAAGAAATGGAATACAAGGTGCTTCCAGTACAATTAAGCCTAAAATCCCAGGTTTGGATGTGACATCTAGCTCCACTTACTATTGTCGACCTTATCGGTCTCGGAAGGTAAATCACACTCACTTAGTGAAATTAGCACCAGACTTGCCTCCTGTAAATCTTCCTCCATCTGTTCGTGTAGTTTCTCAGACTGCTTTTAAAGGGTTCCAGTGTGGAACACCTAAGATTTACCCTCCTGAAGGTGGTGGTGTCACTGCTGGTAGAAAAGATAGTTCTGTATCTCAAATTCCTCATGGTGAGAAATTTAATAACATTCATCAAGCTAAAGGTGCTAGACCTGTGCTAAAGGACAATGCCACGAGTTCTCAGCCAGAAAGATCTGGAACTGTGGAAGGGAGATCTATTGTGGTAGAAAATGGAACTTGTACTGATCTCCAGATGCATCCACTATTGTTCCAAGTAGCTGAAGATGTCAATGTGCCTTATTATCCATTGAACCCTAGTTCTGGAACTTCtggttccttcaacttcttctcGGGCAGTCAACCACAACTAAATCTTTCCCTTTTCCATAGTTCACAGCAGCGGAGCCAAGTTGATTATCCTAATAAGGCCACAAAGTCAAAAGATTCCACTTTAAGGTCAGGCAGCATTGATTTTCATCCACTCCTGCAGAAATCTAATGATACACAATCACCAACCAAGTTTGATGCTTGCCAGCCTGAGTCACTGGGTAATAGTGATGAGCCAGCTATAGTCAATAGATCTTCTGGTCCTAATGACAAATCCAGTGAACTTGACTTGGAGATGCACCTAAGTTCTGTATCTGGAAGGGGGAAATCAGTGAAAAGTAGACAGCAAAATTTACATGATCCATTAGGGTCTAAAATCACTCTAGCAGTTGGCGGAACAACAATGACACCTCAAGAGAATAGTTTTCTACAAGGTCAGCAGGGTGATAAAAGTCCGTCTGCCGGCAGTTGTGAACTTGCATCAAGTGATCTTCCTTTGGTTGTTCCTAATGATAACATCACCAGATACGATGTAGATGATATTGGTGATCATTCTCATCTTGGCATAGTGATGGAGCAGGAAGAGCTAAGTGACTCTGAGGAGGATATTGAAGAACATgtagagtttgaatgtgaggaGATGGCTGATTCTGAAGGAGAGGATGGTTCTGGATTTGAACAAGCTCCTGAGGTTCAAAATAAG GAGGTCCCAACATCAGAAGAAAATGTTGCCGAGCATACAGCTTGTATAGAAAACCCACGTGATCTTCAGGCAGGTTCTGATGCTCAAGTTGATGATAGTCTCCTCAATGATGCAAGTACTTTAAACATGGCTTTCGCCAGAGAGGGATATGATGGAAAAAGTAATTCTTCATGGTTAAGTTTagattcatcctcatcagaTAATCCTATGCTCTCAAAGACGAATACTGAAAGTGGTGCAATTGGTGAATCTCCTGCTTCTGAAAACTTGGCAATTGGTAAAGCAATAACAGAAGAGAGAAATACCATAGACATGCTACAACAGCCAGCTGTAGGTCCTCTTGTGTTTGCCATGCCTCGTAAACCCAGAAAGCGTTCtggaaaatcaaacacaaatttcgATACAGGATTTCCTGATGAAATACCAAGCCTTTCCAGTAACAATAAAGATGGTTGA
- the LOC107483728 gene encoding uncharacterized protein LOC107483728 codes for MASASEKYAAFEEKVSRTVYFDNLSPQVTESVLRTAVEQFATVKSVKFIPNYLGPTNLPQCALIELDSSKKVKEVVSMIRQYPFMMSGMPRPVRARPAEAEMFDDRPEKPDRKIKCCWLDPSDPDFELAKDLKRLTRRHAVEAEYVHKLQLQEEKKLAEQQGETLNMHYKKFKLVDSIMADGTAKHLAKRYNLGVADE; via the exons ATGGCATCAGCATCAGAGAAGTATGCTGCATTTGAGGAGAAAGTGAGTCGAACAGTGTACTTTGATAACCTTTCACCACAGGTCACTGAATCTGTCTTGAGAACTGCTGTTGAGCAGTTTGCAACCGTTAAAAGTGTGAAGTTTATTCCCAATTACCTTGGACCAACCAATCTGCCACAGTGTGCATTGATAGAGTTGGATTCTTCCAAGAAGGTCAAGGAGGTTGTCTCCATGATACGCCAGTATCCCTTCATGATGTCTGGGATGCCACGACCAGTAAGGGCTCGTCCTGCCGAGGCAGAAATGTTTGATGATCGGCCCGAAAAGCCGGACAGAAAGATCAAGTGCTGTTGGTTGGATCCGAGTGACCCGGATTTTGAGCTGGCGAAGGACCTGAAGCGTCTTACACGCAGACACGCTGTAGAAGCTGAATATGTTCACAAA CTTCAactacaagaagaaaagaagcttGCCGAACAACAAGGGGAAACGCTTAATATGCATTACAAAAAGTTCAAATTAGTTGACAGCATTATGGCTGATGGAACTGCCAAGCATCTGGCAAAAAGATATAATCTGGGTGTTGCAGATGAATGA